CTGGCTGCTTTAATGGAAAAGGCAATGGCAAGCATGTTTTCGTACTTTGATTTGTCTTTCTTATAGAGGTGACTGTACTTGTGGGTTATAAGCTGGGTCTTACCGCTTCCGGCACCAGCAAGCACAATTATTGGAGACTCCATGTGTTCAATGGCTTCACCCTGCTTAGAGTTTAACTTATCAAAAGATAAATGCTCAAACATAAAGTCCACTTCTATTATTGTAGCATACTATAAGATGGTTTTTCAATATATTATTGGCCATGTATATTTTAATGGTCATTAACTTGTGGGCAGTGAATGGTTGCAGGGTCTCAAATTTTATAAAAGAGCTTTTTATCCGGCACAGGGTATGTGTATTGAGTAATGCCGGCCCGTCCCAGCTCTATAGCCCTTTTAATCACATATCCGGCATCAATGGAGTAAATATCAAGGTTTGACAGTTTTGTTTCCCTAAAGTATGTTTTATCCATATGTATGGCAAGTTTTTTAGTATCCATATTTCCTGTCCGTTTAAGAAATGTGTGAGTGCCCTCGTTACCATCTGTGTCTCTGTATGTGTAGGTGACAGTGGTGGGGAAAATCAGGCTGTAGTAGTATATTTCCTTTCTTAAAATACTTTCCACGCAGTGTAAGGACGTACAAATCTCCAGATTTTTTCCGACACCCAGCCCCATAATGACAGCGTTGCCAATGTTTCCGATTCGATAGTAAGGCGAAAATTCATCCCATGAGGTTTCCGACCTGTGATGGTCATTAAGGAGATAATCCGCATTTGGCCCAAGGGCGCAAACCGAATGGTCAATGTTAACACTTCTCTTAACTCCGGGATAGCGACGGAATAACTCAGTCAGAAGCCCTGCATATGAGGGGGTTGTCAAAACATCAAAATAATCCACATCCTGCTGTGGATACGCCGGCATCATAAGCGTACCATCAGGAGATATCTCCTCAATCAATGCCTCCAGAAGTTCAACCGGAGATGATGTAAAATTAAAAAAACTGTTCCAGCTGCTATGGATAAAAACAGTCATGTTTTTTTTAAGCCCAAGCACTCTGAGTGCATCCATAAGGTCTGTAAGTGAGAATTTCGGATAAAATGCTTTTTGAAATCTGACAAGCGGATACCTTAAAAGCTCCTTTGGGTTTCTGGCATTTAATCTCTTAAGGGCAATCTCTTTTAATCTCTCCCTGATGATATTTTTAAGGGGTGCTCTCATTCTAAGCTGGTTTTAGTTTTTTCAAGACGGTTTCTCTAATTATCGGATAACTAACCATGGCAGCCATCTCATTGTAGTTAAATCTGACAGCGAATTCCTGTTCAAGCGCAGTTATAAGACTTATGTGATTTATGGAATCCCAGTGGGTAAGGGTTTTCATCGAGGTTTTGTCGTTAATTTCCGACTCACTTATTTGCAGCACTATTGCCATTACTTCTTTTATCCTGTTATCCATCTGAACCCACTTCTATATAATCTATTTGTATATCCTCAAAATCCTTTAGATTAAGGCGGTAATTTTTCACATTTGCATCCTCCGAGGTTTTTATAAAATGCAGTGAGTCATAGAAAGTACTAACCTGGTCGTTTTTCCCTGTCCTCACATACTGTGCCTCTGTTTCTCTGACATTATGTTTTCTTAAATTATGTACTATTTCGTTAAAAAAAACAAACTCCAGATCTCTTCCTATCACGCGGCAACTCATAAGAAATGTGTCTATCCGGGCGGTATCCCCCGGGCTTATGATAGAAAGCCCCGTAAATCCATAATCACCAAACCTGTCACAAGCGCTAAAGCAAAAAAGAAGATGGCCGGTGTTTATAAATTTCTCAATCTCTGCATCGGTGTATCTTTTTGTGGTAAGGTTAAACTGATTTGTCTTTTGGGTAAGCTGAGACATACGTGGTATCAGAGTTTTTTCATTTACAGTGATGTTAAGTTTAAGGCCGAGAGATTTAAGGTAGTCCTCAATTTTGTCGTATTTGAGTTTCTCTTCATTTCTCATTTTTTGATCACTATAGAGTTTTGTTCTTCTTTCATCTTCTTTTGAGTGGCCGGAAATGTAAAATAATTCCGATATTTTTCTCATAACCTGAGGATACTCATAGATATTTTCTGGAACAAGAACTGTTTTAATTTCTGGCAAAAACTGGTTAACTAAACCAATCTCAAATTGTGAGTCATCCACATATACAATACTCTCCGCTGAGACATTAAGCTCAGAGGCTATATCTTTAAGATTTGTAACCTTATCAGTCCAGTTAATTTTTTTAATGGCAAAGTGTTCACTCCTTAAAATCATATCAGGATGGGTTTGCAGGATTTCATCTACGTCATCGGGATTATTTTTTGAGCAAACGCACAGAAGAACTCCTTTTTTCATCAGAGAAAGAGCTATGTGCTGCACCTCTGTAAAGATTAATCCCTCAGTTGTATTGGGGGACATTTCGATTTTTTTTAAACCGTCCTCACCCACTGTTCCTTTCCAAAGGGTGTTGTCACAGTCTAACACTAAAACCTTTTTCGCTTTCCCTGTTACTGACATGATTACGGGCGCTATGGCGCAGGCATAGAGCCTATGGAATTCAAATGTGTAAAGAGCCCGCGATGAATAAAAAAATCTGTAATCAATACTGTTTTCAACTGAAAGCGCAGCTATGATTTTATTAATATCTATAATTTTTACGTTTTTAGCAGTGTTTTGAAAAATGTGTTCATTTAACTTTCTGCCTATCGTTTCGTATTTACTTTCAACAGTAGCGGAAAGAACAAAAGGCAGCGATGAAAAAGCGTTAAATAAAACTAACGGAATTTCTTTCAAGTTATTAAAAATAAAATCCATATCGGTTTTTGTTTTAGTAATGAGCGAATCTATCTCTTGTGTTTCCAAAGTTTCCGCCCTGTAGTATAAGCCGTCAACTAAGTTTGCAAGCTCACAAAATACGATTACACAATCACAATCTTTAACGTTTGCACTTTCCTGTACTATGTTATCAAAATTTCCTGTTGAAATATGGGCGTTTATTCCCCCGGTTCGTAAAGCGTATTCAACTGCCTCACCTAATAAGGTTAAGGTAATATTGGAAAGTATTTTTACGTAGTATTTTTTGTCTGTGATATTTTTTCTCAAATCAGGCAGGGCTTTAAGCACATCTTTATATTTTAGTTCCATATTTTCCCAGTATTTAAAAAGAAATATTTAGATTTTTTAAACGCTTTTGCCACCACAAATCAATTTCCTTAAGCGAGGCCAGCCATCCGCCTTTTGACGTACAGTAATTCAGTATAAAATCGTAAAGTTCAAAGTGTATGGGGTCACCTGCCGGATGAAAAGATATAGAGGCGCAGCCCTGTGTCTCTATAATCCTGTCAAGGATAGTTTTCACTACTTCTTTTGCCATCCCTAATCCATACTCCAGAGAGTTTGCGTTTGTCAGGGCAAAGTCCTGAAAGGCAAGAGGCACCTGAAGTATGGGAACAAGCTCTGCATTTTTAACATCATAGTGGTAATAAGGCAGTGCTGTGCCGCTTCTAAACCCAATGTTTCTGTTAAACCCTAATGTCGTATCCGACAAAAAGCCTGCCTCGTGCTGTATATGCGGAGTTTTTTCAATATCATAGTTAAGCCAGTGTTGGCGTGTTGAGGTTAATTCAAATCCAAGTGATTTTTCAAGATAATGTTTTTGCTCTTTCAAGACATCCACATCTAAAGCGGAAAGGTAACTTCCGTGAAGCCCTATGTCAATCCCGTCATCCTTCATTTCTTTTATCATGTCAAGAGTGGTTACCTTTTTGCCCCTAAATGTACATTTGTCTTCTAATGCGTAAAAACAGTCGTATTTGTGGATTTTTTTAAGCGGATACGCTGTGAAAAAAAATGATGAACTCAGTTTGTACTTTTTTTCAATGCTTAAATAATGTTCAATTGAATCTGCCACGGATGGATAAGACGGAGACTTATGGACAAAGAGCTTACCCAAAGAGAGAGCGGATGCTTTCATTTTTTCAGGCAGTGTTGAATCCGTATTCTGCATGTTTACCGTAAGCTCTCTGAGTTTTTGGTTAAAAGTAGTCTCTTTGCTTATAAAATCAACATCATGTGTAAGACAAATGGCAAAACTGTAACCGTGCGGCCATAAAGGGATTCTGGTTTTGAGAGTTTCCTTTAACCAGTAATTGATCTCTGGTACCCAAAGTTTTCCGCTCTTGTAGTTTTCTGAATACGAGTGTTCCCACAGATTCCACTGGTCTCTCTGTGAGCTTTCATACTCTTCTTTTCTTAAAAACAATCTGGCAAGATTTGAGGGCATAGAGGGGATGCCAACATTACCGTCAATCCCTAACCAGGAGCAAACGGTTTTTTTCAGGTACTGTTGTTCTGAAAGCTTCATAAATTTTCTGTCTCTCGTAAAATAGCTCTACCATTTTAACATAACACGGCATAGAAAATATCGCTTGACTTTTTCAATAAATGAGTATATATTTTGTAATATGTAGTACTCAACTCTTAGTGAGCATGGTAATGGTATGTAAACGCTATGTCAGTTGTAAGGGTAAACGTGCTTTTAACAGCTTTTAATTATTTGGCAGAAAGTTAGGTATGACTTGAAAGAGGGAATATGAACATGAAAACCAAAAAACATAATGAAGAGCTTGAGGCAAAAGTTAAAGAAAGAACAATTCAGCTTCAAGAGTATAATCTTGCTCTTCAGAATGAGATAACGAAACGTAAAGATATTGAGGAGAAATTAAAAGCCTCTCTTTTAGAGAAAAAATTACTGCTAAGGGAGCTGCATCATCGGGTAAAAAACAATCTGCAGCTTATTACAGCTCTTTTAGGACTTCAGCTTAAACATATTAAGGAGGAAACTTACAGAGAAATGTTTATAGAGAGCCAAAACAGGGTACTGGCTATCTCTTTAATTCATGAAAAACTCTATAAGTCAGAAAATTTTGTTGAGATTGATTTCAATAGTTATGTATCAAGTCTTTCAAGCGATATTATTGCTTCATTATGCTCAGACACGAGTATGATTAGTTTAAAATTAGATATTCCCCAAAATATAACAGTTGGCGTGGATGTAGCGACGCCTTTTGGGTTAATAATAAATGAACTCCTTACTAATTCTTTAAAACATGCTTTTAAAGACAAAAGAGATTGTTGTGAAATTAAAATCTCGCTGAGAGTGTTTGAAGATAATTTCATATTAACCATAACCGATAACGGCTCAGGGATTCCTGAGGGCACAGACATCGAAAAAAGCAAAACCCTGGGACTGAACATAGTCTCTATACTTGTCAGACAACTCAAAGGCACTATAGAACTTAACAGAACAAACGGGACAACTGTTACAATTGTATTTAAAAAATCAGATGATTGGATAATATGATATCAGTATCATCAAATGAGGAACTTATGGAGCACAATGCGCGGATAATGATAGTTGAAGATGATGGGATAACTGGTGCATACACAACAGAAATGCTGGAAAGCTTAGGCTATACAGTAACTTCACATGAGATGAACGGAGATGCGGCCATAGAACGGGCACTGAAGGATATGCCCGACTTAATTCTTATGGATATAAGACTGCATGGGAAACTGGACGGTATTGAAACAGCTTATGAAATAAGGTCGCAAGCAGACATTCCTATAGTGTATCTTACCGCCCATGCGGATATGAAAACGGTGGAACGGGCTAAAGTGACTCAACCTTTTGGCTACATAATAAAGCCTTTCAACAGCAAAGAACTGCAGTCTAATATAGAAATAGCAATATACAGACATAGCATGGAAAAAAAACTGAAAGAATTTAAGGAAAAGTTAGAAGATGAAATAGTTTTAAGCAAGAAACTTGAAGCACAACTGCAAAACTCTTTCAATGACCTTTCTCTGGCAAAGCTGCTTATGGAAACGGTTGCTAACGGTATTACAGATGAAATAGTCCTTATCACAAAAGATTATAAGATACTATGGGCAAATGATGCTGCGCGAAAAGCAACTATGGACAAAACATTTCAACCAATAGGAATGTGTTGCCATGAACTGACTCATCAAATGGGTACACCATGCCAATTGCCGGATACTCCGTGTCCTGTCATGGAATATTACCGGCAAGGAAAACCAACACCAGTTACTCATGTCCATTATGACAGTGTAAGCGGTAAAGAAATTTATGTTGAAGTTGTGGTGTATCCAATTGTAAATGCTTTTGGAGAGGTGGATAAGTTTGTTCATGTATCTAAAGACATAACAGAGAGAATAACCAAAGAGGAGGAAATACACTCTCTCAACAAGACACTGGAGCAGAAGATTAAAGAGGAGGTATCTTTAAGAGAACAAGAGGGACGGCTTTTATCCCAACAATCTAAACTAGCGGCAATTGGTGAGATGATTGGCGCCATAGCTCATCAGTGGAGACAACCGCTAACCGCTATATCTGCACTTGCACAGGGAATAAAGGATTCATATAAATTCGGCGAGATAACTAAGGAATATGTTGATGAAACAGTTGCTGTCATTTTGGATAGAATAGATTATATGTCTAAAACCATTTACGATTTCAGGGATTTTCTAAAACCATCAAAGGTTGCTGATGAGTTCGATCTGACAGACACAATAGAAGATGTATTATTCATGTTTGGCGATATGTTGAGCAAATCAAATATATTTGTCACTCTTGACAAGGGCAGACCCTCTGACACTTACATAATAAATGGACACGCAAATGAATTTAGACATGTGATTTTAAATTTGATCAACAACTCGCGGGATGCTATATGGTCAATGTGGGAAAAAAATATTCTGGGCAGGAATAAAAAAGGTGAGATTCGGATTCGTCTTTCAAAAGATGGCGGTAAGGCTTCAGTGACAGTCACAGACAATGGTGGCGGTATTCCTGAGGAAATAATTGAAAAAATCTTTGACCCCTATTTTACAACCAAATCGGATGATCAAGGCACCGGTATCGGTTTATACATGAGCAAAACCATAATTGAAGGTATGGGCGGCAGTATTTCATGCAAAAATATAGATGGCGGTGCTGAGTTTAAAATACAGTTATAAAGTAGTTTCCCATCGGTAGTACTACAGTATGAAAAGATCCAAATACACGGTAACGATAACCTATGATAACTGTGATGGCTGCGGCAAGTGTGCAGCCGTCTGTCCTAAGGTTGTTTTTAAGATGGTGGTTGGTTTGCCGGTACACTTTGACGCCGGTAATTGTGCAGGATGTGCCAGTTGTGAAGCTGCCTGCCCATACGGCTGCATCAGGGTTCAACAGCAACAGTAAATACATACCAAGTTGCAGTCAGAAGCATAACAAGGCGGCAAGGAGAAAGCGACGAAGGCGTACTTTTAGTACGTTGAGGAGCTTTTGAGGATGCTAACGAAGTTAGGCAATAGAATGCAGCTTGGTATCATGGTCTTTCGCTCTGGCTTTAAATGTCAGATAAAAGAACAACCCCGGCAAACTTGATATAATTACAGATACAAAATACGCAAATGATACGGCTATTGCCCAGTCATGGCGTACTCCTATAACCTGAAAGAGAAAGACAAACGCCCCCTCTCTTAACCCTATTCCGGATATTGAGACGGGAACAGCTGTTACCGTCACTATTATAGGAACAAAAATCATCAGGTTTACAAAACTGACATTGACACTAAGACTCAAACATATCAGGTATAAGGCAAAAATACTAACAAACTGTCCAACCAACGATATTATAAAGGAATTTACTAGTACCTTCTTTTTATTAATGTAGATACCGAAATACTCGTGCAGTTTGTTAACAAATGAAAATCTTTTACCGAGCTTAAAACCAAATACCACCACACTTCCTATAAAGAAAGATACCACCACCACTGGCATAAAGTACTCAATCCCTGTACCTTTGATCCTGTCAAGTCCTATAAGTGAAGCTGTTGAGCCAAGTATAATTATTGAGGCAAATCCAATATACCGGTCTATAAAAATAGAGCCTGCTGACTTTACCCCGTCTTTAATCTGCTTATAAACGTAGTATAATCTGACTGCGTCTCCGCCTGTGGTGCCAGGAAGCAGTATATTGAAAAAAAGTCCTATCATATATAAAGCAAACAGAAGACTTACAGGGATTTCATCACCAATAAACATCTGCCATCTGAAAGAGGCAATAAGCGTGGGTAAAACACTTATCAGACAGGCTATGATGAAATAAAACACATTGATGTTCTTAAACAGAACTACCACCTCTTTTACCCCTGCTTTTCTTAGCAGATACCAAACCAGCCCACCGCTAACCAAAGCTTTTATAAAAATCAGAAGGATTTTCTTTCTTTGTGGCGTCAATTAAAATTTGCCTTTAATGTTGTTTGAGTGCCTTAACATTGTGCCTGTTTACACTGTAGTCTAAGGAAACATAGGCACATATGTCAATTAACGGCAAGTGCGCGTGCAATAGCCGTGACCTGCTCAAGCATTTTCCTCCTGTCATCGCCTGAAACGTATGGAACTGAGGTAAAAAACTTATGCTCTGTCACTTCAAAGCCACAAAAAGTAAAGATGCCGCCGTCTATGGTCTGGCTAAGACT
This window of the Nitrospirota bacterium genome carries:
- a CDS encoding AAC(3) family N-acetyltransferase gives rise to the protein MRAPLKNIIRERLKEIALKRLNARNPKELLRYPLVRFQKAFYPKFSLTDLMDALRVLGLKKNMTVFIHSSWNSFFNFTSSPVELLEALIEEISPDGTLMMPAYPQQDVDYFDVLTTPSYAGLLTELFRRYPGVKRSVNIDHSVCALGPNADYLLNDHHRSETSWDEFSPYYRIGNIGNAVIMGLGVGKNLEICTSLHCVESILRKEIYYYSLIFPTTVTYTYRDTDGNEGTHTFLKRTGNMDTKKLAIHMDKTYFRETKLSNLDIYSIDAGYVIKRAIELGRAGITQYTYPVPDKKLFYKI
- a CDS encoding HAD-IIIC family phosphatase, translated to MELKYKDVLKALPDLRKNITDKKYYVKILSNITLTLLGEAVEYALRTGGINAHISTGNFDNIVQESANVKDCDCVIVFCELANLVDGLYYRAETLETQEIDSLITKTKTDMDFIFNNLKEIPLVLFNAFSSLPFVLSATVESKYETIGRKLNEHIFQNTAKNVKIIDINKIIAALSVENSIDYRFFYSSRALYTFEFHRLYACAIAPVIMSVTGKAKKVLVLDCDNTLWKGTVGEDGLKKIEMSPNTTEGLIFTEVQHIALSLMKKGVLLCVCSKNNPDDVDEILQTHPDMILRSEHFAIKKINWTDKVTNLKDIASELNVSAESIVYVDDSQFEIGLVNQFLPEIKTVLVPENIYEYPQVMRKISELFYISGHSKEDERRTKLYSDQKMRNEEKLKYDKIEDYLKSLGLKLNITVNEKTLIPRMSQLTQKTNQFNLTTKRYTDAEIEKFINTGHLLFCFSACDRFGDYGFTGLSIISPGDTARIDTFLMSCRVIGRDLEFVFFNEIVHNLRKHNVRETEAQYVRTGKNDQVSTFYDSLHFIKTSEDANVKNYRLNLKDFEDIQIDYIEVGSDG
- a CDS encoding response regulator, translating into MEHNARIMIVEDDGITGAYTTEMLESLGYTVTSHEMNGDAAIERALKDMPDLILMDIRLHGKLDGIETAYEIRSQADIPIVYLTAHADMKTVERAKVTQPFGYIIKPFNSKELQSNIEIAIYRHSMEKKLKEFKEKLEDEIVLSKKLEAQLQNSFNDLSLAKLLMETVANGITDEIVLITKDYKILWANDAARKATMDKTFQPIGMCCHELTHQMGTPCQLPDTPCPVMEYYRQGKPTPVTHVHYDSVSGKEIYVEVVVYPIVNAFGEVDKFVHVSKDITERITKEEEIHSLNKTLEQKIKEEVSLREQEGRLLSQQSKLAAIGEMIGAIAHQWRQPLTAISALAQGIKDSYKFGEITKEYVDETVAVILDRIDYMSKTIYDFRDFLKPSKVADEFDLTDTIEDVLFMFGDMLSKSNIFVTLDKGRPSDTYIINGHANEFRHVILNLINNSRDAIWSMWEKNILGRNKKGEIRIRLSKDGGKASVTVTDNGGGIPEEIIEKIFDPYFTTKSDDQGTGIGLYMSKTIIEGMGGSISCKNIDGGAEFKIQL
- a CDS encoding 4Fe-4S binding protein, with the protein product MKRSKYTVTITYDNCDGCGKCAAVCPKVVFKMVVGLPVHFDAGNCAGCASCEAACPYGCIRVQQQQ
- a CDS encoding flippase-like domain-containing protein yields the protein MTPQRKKILLIFIKALVSGGLVWYLLRKAGVKEVVVLFKNINVFYFIIACLISVLPTLIASFRWQMFIGDEIPVSLLFALYMIGLFFNILLPGTTGGDAVRLYYVYKQIKDGVKSAGSIFIDRYIGFASIIILGSTASLIGLDRIKGTGIEYFMPVVVVSFFIGSVVVFGFKLGKRFSFVNKLHEYFGIYINKKKVLVNSFIISLVGQFVSIFALYLICLSLSVNVSFVNLMIFVPIIVTVTAVPVSISGIGLREGAFVFLFQVIGVRHDWAIAVSFAYFVSVIISSLPGLFFYLTFKARAKDHDTKLHSIA